The following proteins are co-located in the Streptococcus anginosus genome:
- a CDS encoding NAD(P)H-hydrate dehydratase → MEVVNCTLLEKVVQPRALHSHKGDYGRLLLIGGTYPFGGAIIMAALAAVHSGAGLVTVATDRENIAALHAHLPEAMAFDVQDKKLLTEQVQKADVVLIGSGLAESKLEKAVLQLVVELVSEHQIFIMDGGAISLYSKETLSFPKAQTIFTPHQKEWERLSGLKIAEQTVEKNQEAVNSFPAGTIVVQKKHGTTIFQSGNGNHFQLTIGGPYQAMGGMGDTLAGMIAGFAGQFKTSSLLERVAAAVYLHSAIAEELSKENYVVLPTEISKEIPKWMKKLAKKENML, encoded by the coding sequence ATGGAAGTGGTCAATTGTACATTATTGGAAAAGGTCGTTCAGCCACGTGCACTCCATAGTCACAAGGGGGATTACGGTCGCTTGTTGTTAATTGGCGGGACATATCCTTTTGGTGGAGCGATTATCATGGCAGCCTTAGCTGCAGTTCATAGCGGAGCTGGTCTAGTGACGGTGGCGACGGATAGGGAAAATATCGCAGCTCTCCACGCTCATTTACCAGAAGCAATGGCTTTTGATGTACAAGATAAAAAGCTATTGACCGAGCAAGTCCAAAAAGCAGATGTAGTATTGATTGGATCAGGTTTAGCTGAAAGTAAACTTGAAAAAGCCGTTTTGCAGCTGGTAGTGGAACTTGTCAGTGAACATCAAATCTTCATCATGGACGGTGGAGCTATTTCACTTTACAGCAAAGAAACTTTGTCATTTCCAAAAGCGCAGACGATTTTTACCCCGCATCAAAAAGAATGGGAGCGGTTGAGCGGACTAAAGATAGCGGAGCAAACGGTTGAAAAAAACCAAGAAGCTGTTAATTCCTTCCCTGCTGGAACTATCGTTGTTCAAAAGAAGCACGGAACGACTATTTTTCAAAGTGGAAATGGAAACCATTTTCAACTGACTATTGGTGGTCCTTATCAAGCAATGGGTGGTATGGGAGACACGCTTGCAGGCATGATTGCAGGTTTTGCAGGGCAGTTCAAGACTAGTTCTTTACTGGAACGTGTAGCAGCAGCAGTCTATCTGCATTCAGCCATTGCAGAAGAGTTAAGCAAAGAAAACTATGTAGTCTTGCCAACAGAAATCAGTAAAGAAATCCCTAAGTGGATGAAGAAGCTAGCTAAAAAAGAAAATATGTTATAA
- a CDS encoding TraX family protein yields MMLQSLKKISNATNLKILAILLMFLDHIYEMFGAFGAPMWLTMLGRVVFPLFMFLAADSLYYTHN; encoded by the coding sequence ATGATGTTACAATCTTTAAAGAAAATATCGAATGCAACGAACTTGAAAATTTTAGCTATTTTACTTATGTTTTTAGATCATATCTACGAAATGTTTGGTGCTTTTGGCGCCCCGATGTGGTTAACAATGCTAGGACGCGTAGTTTTTCCTCTTTTTATGTTTCTGGCAGCTGATAGTTTGTACTATACGCATAATTGA
- the xseA gene encoding exodeoxyribonuclease VII large subunit, translating to MSEYLSVSTLTKYLKLKFDKDPYLERVYLTGQVSNFRRRPNHQYFSLKDEKAVIQATIWGGVYKKLGFDLEEGMKVNVIGRVQLYEPSGSYSIIIEKAEPDGIGVLAIQFEQLKKKLGEEGLFEECFKQALPQFPKKIGVVTSPSGAVIRDIITTVSRRFPGVEIILYPTKVQGEGASAEVAENIRRANERKDLDLLIIGRGGGSIEDLWAFNEEVVVRAIFESHIPIISSVGHETDTTLADFVADRRAATPTAAAELATPVTKLDLLAHLQQQQNRLAAATSNRLTYNRERLAKLSQSVIFRQPGRLYDSYLQKLDQLNLRLKQKIREYYNEEVQRARLLQHRLEALAPLRQVQIYQERVAQLERLLRSNMAVVYDHKLAEVKRLSDALFMLDTSRIVARGYAIVKKDEQVLESIEKINKKDQLTILMRDGQIEVEVKDVERKEI from the coding sequence ATGTCTGAGTATTTATCCGTGTCAACCTTGACCAAATACTTAAAATTAAAGTTTGATAAAGATCCTTATTTAGAACGAGTTTATCTGACGGGGCAAGTTTCTAATTTTCGTAGGCGACCTAATCACCAATATTTCTCTCTCAAAGATGAAAAAGCAGTCATTCAGGCGACAATCTGGGGTGGTGTTTATAAGAAGTTAGGTTTTGACTTGGAAGAGGGTATGAAGGTTAATGTCATCGGTCGTGTTCAACTATATGAACCAAGTGGATCTTATTCTATTATCATTGAAAAAGCGGAGCCAGACGGTATCGGAGTTTTGGCAATTCAGTTTGAGCAGCTCAAGAAAAAGCTAGGCGAGGAAGGGCTTTTTGAGGAGTGCTTTAAGCAAGCTTTACCGCAATTCCCAAAGAAAATTGGAGTAGTGACCAGTCCTAGTGGAGCAGTGATTCGCGATATTATCACAACTGTTAGTCGTCGTTTTCCGGGAGTTGAGATAATTCTTTATCCGACGAAGGTGCAAGGCGAAGGAGCGTCTGCTGAAGTAGCAGAAAATATTCGTCGTGCTAATGAGCGAAAGGATTTAGATTTGCTCATTATCGGTCGAGGTGGTGGCTCAATTGAAGATCTCTGGGCGTTTAATGAGGAAGTGGTTGTCCGTGCAATTTTTGAATCGCACATTCCGATCATTTCGAGTGTGGGGCATGAAACAGATACGACCTTGGCAGATTTTGTTGCAGATAGACGGGCTGCAACGCCGACTGCGGCTGCTGAATTAGCAACACCTGTAACAAAGCTGGATCTCCTAGCACACTTGCAGCAGCAACAAAATCGGTTAGCAGCTGCCACATCGAATCGTCTTACTTACAATCGTGAGCGATTAGCTAAGCTGAGTCAGTCTGTCATTTTTCGACAACCAGGACGACTGTATGATAGCTACCTGCAAAAATTAGATCAACTAAATTTACGGCTCAAGCAAAAAATTCGCGAATATTATAACGAGGAAGTGCAGCGAGCAAGGCTTTTACAACATCGTTTGGAGGCTCTAGCTCCTTTAAGGCAGGTTCAGATTTATCAAGAGCGTGTAGCTCAGTTGGAACGGCTTCTGCGCAGCAATATGGCAGTTGTTTATGACCATAAACTGGCTGAAGTCAAGCGTCTGTCTGACGCTTTGTTCATGCTGGATACTAGCCGAATTGTGGCTCGGGGTTATGCTATTGTCAAAAAAGATGAACAGGTGTTAGAATCTATTGAGAAAATCAATAAAAAAGATCAATTAACCATTTTGATGCGAGATGGTCAGATAGAAGTTGAGGTAAAAGATGTCGAAAGAAAAGAAATTTGA
- a CDS encoding exodeoxyribonuclease VII small subunit — translation MSKEKKFEENLADLEVIVQKLENGDVPLEEAISEFQKGMQLSKELQKTLDQAEKTLVKVMQADGTEMEME, via the coding sequence ATGTCGAAAGAAAAGAAATTTGAAGAAAATTTAGCAGACTTAGAAGTTATCGTACAGAAGTTAGAAAACGGAGATGTTCCTTTGGAAGAAGCGATTTCTGAGTTTCAAAAGGGGATGCAGCTTTCAAAAGAATTGCAAAAAACGCTAGATCAGGCAGAAAAAACGCTGGTAAAAGTTATGCAGGCTGATGGCACAGAAATGGAAATGGAATGA
- a CDS encoding polyprenyl synthetase family protein, whose protein sequence is MKQDEKLARIGQAIETFYAQKVVSADLIEAILYSVNAGGKRIRPLLLLELLEGLGLELTEAHFQVAAALEMIHTGSLIHDDLPAMDDDDYRRGRLTSHKKFGEAMGILAGDSLFLDSYALIAEAALPSQIKVNLIAELSLAAGTFGMVGGQVLDMQGEGKDISLAELQNIHVNKTGKLLTYPFIAAGLIAEVAQPQQEKLRKIGQLLGLAFQVRDDILDITANFEDLGKTPQKDVAAEKATYPAIWGLDGAKRFFEKQIEETEHLLAELEAELAFSGAAIRKIIESLKLNDERKSRCSSL, encoded by the coding sequence ATGAAACAAGACGAAAAATTAGCTAGAATTGGACAAGCTATTGAGACTTTTTATGCTCAAAAAGTGGTATCTGCTGATTTGATAGAAGCGATTCTTTACTCAGTCAATGCAGGAGGCAAGCGAATTCGCCCTCTTTTACTTTTAGAATTGCTAGAAGGTCTAGGACTGGAACTGACAGAAGCGCATTTCCAAGTGGCAGCAGCGCTTGAAATGATTCATACAGGTAGCTTGATTCATGATGATTTGCCGGCTATGGACGATGATGATTATCGTCGTGGTCGCTTGACCAGCCACAAGAAATTTGGCGAAGCAATGGGGATTTTAGCAGGAGATTCTCTCTTTTTAGATTCTTATGCTTTGATCGCAGAAGCGGCACTACCTAGTCAAATCAAGGTAAACTTAATCGCAGAATTGTCGTTGGCGGCTGGAACTTTTGGTATGGTCGGAGGTCAAGTCCTTGATATGCAGGGCGAAGGAAAGGACATCAGTTTAGCAGAGCTACAGAATATTCATGTCAATAAAACTGGTAAACTCCTGACCTATCCTTTTATTGCTGCGGGTTTGATTGCGGAAGTGGCACAGCCACAGCAGGAAAAATTAAGAAAAATTGGTCAATTACTTGGTTTAGCTTTTCAGGTGCGAGATGATATTTTAGATATCACAGCGAACTTTGAAGACTTGGGGAAGACACCGCAGAAAGATGTGGCAGCAGAGAAAGCCACCTATCCAGCCATTTGGGGTTTGGATGGAGCAAAGCGATTCTTTGAAAAACAGATAGAGGAAACAGAGCATTTATTGGCAGAATTAGAAGCAGAGCTTGCTTTTTCAGGCGCGGCTATCAGAAAGATAATAGAAAGTTTAAAACTCAATGACGAAAGAAAGAGTAGATGTTCTAGCTTATAA
- a CDS encoding TlyA family RNA methyltransferase, whose amino-acid sequence MTKERVDVLAYKQGLFETREQAKRGVMAGLVVAVANGERFDKPGEKIDETTELKLKGEKLKYVSRGGLKLEKALQVFEISVENQITLDIGASTGGFTDVMLQNGARQVYAVDVGTNQLAWKLRQDERVISMEQFNFRYAKVADFEETPRFASIDVSFISLGLILPALYKILAENGNAVALIKPQFEAGREQIGKNGIVKDKKVHQAVLEKVTDFMVEAGFSVQGLDFSPIQGGHGNVEFLAHLEKNPHPENLVKAMITTVVETAHKEFKDE is encoded by the coding sequence ATGACGAAAGAAAGAGTAGATGTTCTAGCTTATAAGCAAGGGCTTTTTGAAACAAGAGAACAGGCCAAGCGCGGTGTGATGGCGGGCTTAGTCGTTGCTGTTGCGAATGGTGAGCGTTTCGATAAACCTGGCGAGAAAATTGATGAGACCACTGAGTTAAAACTTAAAGGCGAAAAGCTCAAATATGTTAGCCGTGGTGGCTTAAAATTAGAAAAGGCTTTGCAGGTTTTTGAGATTTCAGTTGAAAATCAGATTACGTTGGACATTGGGGCATCAACGGGTGGTTTTACGGATGTCATGCTGCAAAATGGTGCAAGGCAAGTCTACGCAGTAGATGTCGGTACCAATCAACTGGCTTGGAAATTGCGCCAAGACGAACGTGTTATCAGCATGGAGCAGTTTAATTTTCGTTATGCCAAAGTAGCTGATTTTGAGGAGACACCTCGCTTTGCCTCCATTGATGTCAGTTTTATCTCGCTTGGTCTCATTTTGCCAGCTCTGTATAAGATTTTGGCTGAAAATGGGAACGCTGTGGCACTCATCAAACCTCAGTTTGAAGCAGGTAGAGAGCAGATTGGTAAAAATGGGATTGTGAAAGATAAAAAAGTGCATCAAGCAGTTTTAGAAAAAGTAACGGACTTTATGGTTGAAGCAGGATTTTCTGTCCAAGGTCTGGATTTCTCCCCTATTCAAGGTGGGCATGGGAATGTGGAATTTTTAGCCCATTTGGAAAAAAATCCTCATCCTGAAAACCTAGTAAAAGCAATGATTACAACGGTCGTAGAGACAGCACATAAGGAATTTAAAGATGAATAA
- a CDS encoding arginine repressor gives MNKKERLEKIRHFVSDYEVGTQEAIVEYLKKSGITATQATVSRDIKELGIVKIPLKNNTYIYELPKSASTSLKLADNNILKFELLGNMINLNLVPGSTAFVKRQIVEDFSKDIFSILADDDTILLIFRSEEMAHQVLEQIRNW, from the coding sequence ATGAATAAAAAGGAAAGATTAGAAAAAATTAGACATTTTGTGTCGGACTATGAAGTTGGGACACAAGAAGCAATTGTAGAATATCTGAAGAAATCAGGAATTACAGCAACACAGGCAACTGTTTCGCGTGATATTAAAGAATTGGGCATTGTCAAAATTCCGCTGAAAAATAACACTTATATTTATGAACTACCGAAATCAGCTAGTACGAGTTTGAAGTTAGCAGACAATAATATCTTAAAGTTTGAGCTATTGGGAAATATGATCAATCTCAATCTTGTCCCTGGAAGCACAGCTTTTGTGAAGCGACAAATTGTAGAAGATTTTTCTAAGGACATTTTTAGTATTTTAGCCGATGATGACACGATTCTCCTTATTTTCCGTAGTGAAGAAATGGCTCATCAGGTATTGGAACAAATCAGAAATTGGTAG
- the recN gene encoding DNA repair protein RecN translates to MLLEISIKNFAIIEEISLNFEQGMTVLTGETGAGKSIIIDAMNMMLGSRATTDVIRHGASKAEIEGLFAIEQSKALVEIFEQQGLDMTEELIIRREIFQNGRSVSRINGQMVNLSVLRAVGQHLVDIHGQHDQEELMRPQLHIAMLDEFGDDAFFKLKADYQQTFDQYRQLRKQVLTIQKNQEENKARIDMLEYQIAEIEAANLKAGEDLALNQERDKLLNHKQIADTLTNAYAMLDDEEFSSLANVRSAMNDMEAIEDYDATYKEIATNLSESYYVLEDVTKRLEDILEDLDFDGGRLLEVESRLDLIYSITRKYGGQVDDVLAYFEQISKEYALLTGKNLSSDDLNKELKKLEKDLVSLAGRLSQARHELAQQLEAEIQQELQDLYMEKANFRVQFTKGKFSRDGNEHVEFYISTNPGEDYKPLVKVASGGELSRLMLAIKSAFSRKEGKTSIVFDEVDTGVSGRVAQAIAQKIHKIGSNGQVLAISHLPQVIAIADYQFFIEKISDEHSTVSTVRLLSNDERVEEIAKMLAGENVTQAALTQARELLKK, encoded by the coding sequence ATGTTACTTGAAATTTCCATTAAAAATTTTGCAATTATTGAAGAGATTTCCCTCAATTTTGAGCAAGGCATGACCGTTTTGACAGGTGAAACAGGGGCTGGAAAGTCTATTATTATTGATGCTATGAACATGATGCTAGGAAGCCGCGCGACAACAGATGTGATTCGTCACGGTGCATCAAAAGCAGAGATTGAAGGGCTTTTTGCAATTGAGCAGAGTAAGGCTTTGGTTGAAATTTTTGAGCAGCAAGGGCTTGATATGACAGAGGAGCTGATTATTCGGCGGGAAATTTTTCAAAATGGACGTAGTGTCAGTCGTATTAATGGTCAAATGGTTAATTTGTCTGTCTTGCGAGCTGTTGGACAGCATTTGGTGGATATTCACGGTCAACACGACCAAGAAGAACTCATGCGACCGCAGCTGCATATTGCCATGTTGGACGAGTTTGGAGATGACGCATTTTTCAAGCTCAAAGCTGATTATCAACAGACTTTTGATCAGTATCGTCAGTTGCGTAAGCAGGTCTTAACAATTCAAAAGAATCAAGAAGAAAATAAAGCGCGGATTGACATGCTGGAATATCAAATTGCAGAGATTGAAGCAGCTAATTTAAAAGCAGGTGAAGATTTAGCTTTAAATCAAGAACGTGATAAGTTGCTCAATCATAAGCAGATTGCGGACACTTTGACCAATGCTTATGCCATGCTGGATGATGAAGAATTTTCTAGTTTAGCGAATGTTCGTTCTGCCATGAATGACATGGAAGCTATTGAAGACTATGACGCCACTTACAAAGAAATTGCGACCAACCTTTCTGAATCTTACTATGTGTTGGAAGATGTGACAAAGCGTTTGGAGGATATTCTAGAAGACTTGGATTTTGATGGTGGCCGTCTCTTAGAAGTAGAAAGTCGCCTAGATTTAATCTATAGTATTACTCGCAAATACGGCGGTCAAGTAGATGATGTCCTAGCTTATTTTGAGCAGATTTCTAAAGAATATGCTCTACTTACTGGAAAAAACCTTTCATCAGATGATTTGAACAAAGAGCTGAAAAAGCTGGAAAAAGACTTGGTTTCTCTAGCAGGTCGTCTGAGTCAGGCTCGGCACGAATTAGCCCAGCAGTTAGAAGCAGAGATTCAGCAAGAACTGCAAGACCTCTATATGGAAAAGGCGAATTTTCGAGTTCAATTTACCAAGGGAAAATTTAGCCGCGATGGGAATGAACACGTTGAATTTTATATTTCGACTAATCCCGGTGAAGATTACAAACCGCTCGTTAAGGTTGCTTCAGGTGGTGAATTGTCTCGTTTAATGTTGGCAATCAAGTCTGCTTTTTCTCGCAAGGAAGGCAAGACCAGCATTGTCTTTGATGAAGTAGATACAGGTGTATCGGGACGTGTTGCACAAGCTATTGCCCAAAAGATTCATAAGATTGGCTCAAACGGACAGGTCCTTGCCATCTCGCACTTACCTCAAGTGATTGCAATCGCGGATTATCAATTTTTCATTGAAAAAATATCTGATGAGCATTCGACCGTTTCAACTGTTCGCTTGTTATCAAATGATGAGCGTGTCGAAGAAATTGCCAAAATGTTGGCGGGCGAAAATGTGACCCAAGCAGCCCTCACGCAGGCTAGAGAGCTCTTGAAAAAATGA
- a CDS encoding metallophosphoesterase — MTNYFVIGDVHGKAKMLKELLKKWDGESQLIFLGDLIDRGEDSRAVLECVKSFVDKQGAICISGNHEYMFLTWLDNPKRGYDHYHRNGGDTTINSILGRPLDTPVDGVEDAKRVSEEAPDLVSFIRQMPFFVETDNYIFVHAGVDLTLKDWHETSDYQKVWIREPFHQGLNQTGKIIVFGHTPTFYLFSEMPGTSHLWQTQDQKIGMDGGAVYGGVLHGVLFGNEGILEHHFITNDGFAVEDN; from the coding sequence ATGACAAATTATTTTGTAATTGGTGACGTACATGGAAAAGCAAAAATGCTAAAAGAATTACTCAAAAAATGGGATGGAGAAAGCCAACTCATCTTTTTGGGAGATTTGATTGACCGCGGCGAGGACAGCCGAGCGGTTTTAGAGTGTGTGAAAAGTTTTGTCGACAAGCAAGGAGCGATTTGTATTTCTGGGAATCACGAATACATGTTTCTAACCTGGTTGGATAATCCCAAGAGAGGCTATGATCACTATCATCGCAATGGCGGTGACACAACAATCAATTCCATTTTGGGGCGACCTTTAGATACTCCTGTTGATGGAGTTGAAGACGCGAAGCGCGTGTCGGAAGAGGCGCCAGACCTCGTGTCTTTTATTCGTCAGATGCCTTTCTTTGTTGAAACAGATAACTATATTTTTGTACACGCTGGAGTTGACTTAACTTTAAAAGATTGGCATGAAACAAGCGATTATCAAAAGGTTTGGATACGTGAGCCCTTTCATCAAGGTCTTAATCAAACAGGAAAGATAATTGTATTTGGGCATACTCCGACTTTTTATCTTTTTTCTGAGATGCCTGGGACAAGTCACCTTTGGCAAACGCAGGATCAAAAAATTGGCATGGATGGCGGTGCTGTCTATGGCGGTGTTCTCCACGGAGTTTTATTTGGAAATGAGGGAATTTTAGAACATCATTTCATCACAAATGATGGTTTCGCGGTAGAGGATAATTAG
- a CDS encoding siderophore ABC transporter substrate-binding protein: MKKNTKTLLLSLFAAVAVVLLAACSDNKRSNSKTTNSSSASSEVTIKTANGDVKVPTNPKKIVTLDLGAADTIRALGKESSIVGMPKKTLPAYLKNLPSSIKNVGSMKEPNMEAIAALKPDLIIASGRTAQYVKKLKEIAPTVLFQTDNKDYWGSTKKNILSLASIFGEDGTKKAKSELATLDKEIQTVVAANEKSNKNALAMMLNEGAISAFGAKSRFAFLYSTLKFKPTDAKIKESRHGQEVSFESIKQINPDIIFVLNRTLAIGGDNSANKDLLNNSLIQETNAAKNKTIVNLTSDLWYLSGGGLESTKLMIEDVKNVAGK; the protein is encoded by the coding sequence ATGAAAAAGAATACAAAAACACTACTTCTATCTCTCTTCGCAGCTGTTGCAGTTGTGCTACTCGCTGCTTGCAGCGACAATAAACGGTCCAATTCAAAAACGACAAACTCTTCATCTGCTTCTAGTGAAGTCACTATCAAAACAGCAAATGGAGATGTGAAAGTCCCTACCAACCCTAAAAAAATTGTAACACTGGATTTAGGTGCAGCTGATACCATTCGTGCTTTAGGAAAAGAAAGCAGCATTGTCGGTATGCCAAAGAAAACTCTGCCTGCTTACTTAAAAAATTTACCAAGTAGCATTAAAAATGTAGGTAGCATGAAAGAACCGAATATGGAAGCTATCGCAGCTTTAAAACCAGACTTGATTATTGCTTCTGGTCGTACAGCTCAATATGTCAAGAAACTCAAGGAAATTGCCCCTACTGTATTATTCCAAACAGACAACAAAGACTACTGGGGTTCTACCAAGAAAAACATCCTTTCTTTAGCAAGTATCTTTGGAGAAGACGGAACCAAAAAAGCTAAAAGTGAATTAGCTACATTAGACAAGGAAATTCAAACCGTTGTTGCTGCCAATGAAAAATCAAATAAAAATGCTCTTGCGATGATGTTAAATGAAGGTGCAATATCTGCTTTCGGAGCTAAATCACGTTTTGCTTTCCTTTACAGTACTTTGAAATTCAAACCAACAGATGCTAAAATCAAAGAATCAAGACATGGACAAGAAGTCAGCTTTGAAAGTATCAAACAAATCAATCCAGACATTATCTTTGTTCTGAACCGCACTCTTGCTATCGGTGGGGACAATTCGGCCAATAAAGACTTACTGAATAACTCACTGATCCAAGAAACAAATGCTGCTAAAAACAAAACTATTGTAAACTTGACATCCGACCTCTGGTACCTAAGCGGAGGCGGACTCGAATCCACAAAATTGATGATTGAAGATGTAAAAAATGTAGCTGGGAAATAA
- a CDS encoding iron ABC transporter ATP-binding protein, giving the protein MQLKNVGKSFGNQAILEDIQLNISPSKFTAFIGPNGAGKSTLLSIMSRLLKKDHGFLSIKGKEIEAWNSKELAKELTILKQKINYQSKLTVEELVSFGRFPYSQDRLTKEDFKKVEQALEYLDILDLRNRFIDTLSGGQLQRVFIAMVLTQDTDFILLDEPLNNLDIKQSISMMKILRSLVDDLGKTIIIVIHDINIASQYVDEIVAFKDGKVFYQGTTNQVMRKEILDPLYEMDITLGEINGKKVCIYL; this is encoded by the coding sequence ATGCAATTAAAAAACGTTGGCAAATCATTTGGAAATCAAGCAATTTTAGAAGATATTCAACTGAATATTTCACCGAGCAAATTCACCGCCTTTATTGGACCAAATGGTGCTGGAAAATCAACGCTGCTTTCCATTATGAGCCGTTTGCTCAAGAAAGATCACGGTTTTCTCAGTATCAAGGGAAAAGAAATTGAAGCTTGGAACTCAAAAGAGCTCGCCAAAGAATTAACCATTTTAAAACAGAAAATCAATTATCAATCTAAATTAACGGTTGAAGAATTGGTTTCCTTCGGTCGCTTTCCTTATAGTCAGGATCGTTTGACAAAAGAAGATTTCAAAAAAGTAGAGCAAGCACTTGAATATCTGGACATTCTTGATTTAAGAAACCGTTTTATTGATACACTCTCCGGAGGTCAATTGCAGCGCGTTTTTATCGCTATGGTGCTCACTCAAGACACTGATTTTATCCTTTTGGACGAGCCACTAAACAATCTAGATATTAAGCAAAGTATTTCTATGATGAAAATCTTGCGTTCTCTCGTTGATGACTTAGGAAAAACGATTATCATTGTCATTCATGACATCAATATTGCCAGTCAGTATGTTGATGAAATTGTCGCCTTTAAAGACGGAAAAGTCTTTTATCAAGGTACAACCAATCAGGTCATGAGAAAAGAAATTTTAGATCCATTGTATGAAATGGACATTACCCTTGGGGAAATCAATGGTAAAAAAGTTTGTATTTACCTATAA
- a CDS encoding iron chelate uptake ABC transporter family permease subunit, translating to MNKMKSQTRNRLLLLLLVASLSGLLYLMPMDYPLPGFIMKLRSQKLLAYLLVAIAGGLATISFQTITENRFLTPSILGMESLYVFMQTIYLFFASKFIGNTGHPLLEFILVLLIQCGFFFCLQPALKKLLQQGFVFILLICMALGTLFRSASTFLQVLMDPNEYDKLQTKLFPSFQRINMDILSVAAIIIGLAGLYLLKKNTILNVFHLDKKTTTILGVEVEKEQKKILWAIVLLTSTTTALVGPMMFFGFMMSNLAYLLIKEYQHKWLFSVAILLGFLSLTTGQMLVERVFQLQINVSMVIELVGGLFFFYLLAKEAKR from the coding sequence ATGAATAAAATGAAGAGTCAAACAAGAAATCGCTTACTTTTATTGCTTTTGGTAGCTAGCTTGAGTGGCTTGTTATATCTCATGCCAATGGACTATCCTTTACCAGGTTTTATTATGAAATTGCGCTCGCAAAAGTTACTAGCCTATCTCTTAGTCGCCATAGCTGGAGGTCTTGCTACAATCAGCTTTCAAACAATCACAGAGAATCGTTTTTTAACACCAAGCATTCTTGGAATGGAATCTCTCTATGTCTTTATGCAGACGATTTATCTTTTCTTTGCTAGCAAATTCATCGGCAATACTGGTCATCCTTTGCTTGAGTTTATCTTAGTCTTACTCATACAGTGTGGCTTCTTTTTCTGCCTGCAACCTGCATTAAAAAAGTTACTTCAGCAAGGATTTGTATTTATTTTATTGATTTGCATGGCACTAGGGACGCTCTTTAGAAGCGCCAGTACATTCTTGCAGGTACTAATGGATCCTAATGAATATGATAAACTGCAAACAAAACTATTTCCTTCCTTTCAACGAATAAATATGGATATTCTATCTGTCGCTGCAATTATCATTGGACTAGCAGGTTTGTATTTGTTAAAGAAGAACACTATTTTGAATGTCTTTCATTTGGATAAAAAGACAACAACTATTTTAGGTGTAGAAGTTGAAAAAGAGCAAAAAAAGATACTATGGGCAATTGTTTTGCTGACTTCAACGACAACTGCTCTCGTTGGACCTATGATGTTCTTCGGCTTTATGATGTCCAATTTAGCCTATCTGTTAATCAAAGAATACCAACACAAATGGTTATTCTCAGTAGCAATTTTACTCGGTTTTCTTTCTCTAACTACTGGGCAAATGCTGGTAGAGCGTGTCTTTCAGCTCCAAATCAATGTCAGCATGGTCATTGAGCTTGTCGGAGGGTTATTCTTCTTTTATCTTTTAGCTAAGGAGGCAAAACGCTAG